A window of the Musa acuminata AAA Group cultivar baxijiao unplaced genomic scaffold, Cavendish_Baxijiao_AAA HiC_scaffold_1072, whole genome shotgun sequence genome harbors these coding sequences:
- the LOC135666121 gene encoding uncharacterized protein LOC135666121 isoform X5 — translation MVQQVACTVMPSGFNPYGEPSEVDPAEYSSLSVWNNSRPPKSTSIGNWVQCREVVYTGDDDEGTVCRKWRRAPLFVVQTDDWDCSCAVVWDAIHADCAVPQELETEVVLKHLKFIEMLKPRLASRKQKLG, via the exons ATGGTTCAGCAGGTGGCCTGTACAGTAATGCCCAG TGGTTTCAATCCATATGGGGAGCCTTCAGAAGTGGATCCTGCTGAATACTCTAGTCTCAGT GTATGGAACAATTCCAGGCCACCAAAATCTACTTCTATTGGTAATTGGGTTCAATGTCGAGAAGTTGTATATACTGGTGATGATGATGAGGGTACTGTATGTAGAAAGTGGCGCAG GGCACCATTGTTTGTAGTTCAAACTGATGATTGGGATTGTTCTTGTGCGGTGGTTTGGGATGCAATTCATGCTGACTGTGCTGTTCCTCAG GAACTGGAAACAGAAGTTGTCCTGAAGCACCTTAAATTCATAGAGATG CTGAAGCCTCGGCTAGCCAGTAGAAAGCAGAAATTAGGATGA
- the LOC135666121 gene encoding uncharacterized protein LOC135666121 isoform X1 — protein MDLLGWSHSNETGKKSVTCEVCPLETPRTFTVIRDEESKSAGSSILELSSCANISTTSDMHMSFVHKMDGYVYKRRKLQKNGVALVSKENVSESTKEGSFCHSSVSCEDNSLSDKNDNPHRNKKFADFGGAVENGNVLSESYHLLDHRTPFISQKDVITEVILDPNCIPNNRSIGENKVHTESPVKCLQKSESDYNSGINDRFSTSKSNNNPSSYCIKNEVETGECSSLDNVIADPLGDFHSAKELCIFVLRTNGLLRGACESGAWVSPEVLDHHEPTFQSCKICCQLGQPLKMLICDLCEEAFHVSCCRPKIRNLPVDEWFCQSCFSKKPKSFIDEKSGKTCTLVDEFPGHRRRVSHRVLDPIAFMLRDGQPYTTGARIGKYFQAEVPDWSGPIPDGFNPYGEPSEVDPAEYSSLSVWNNSRPPKSTSIGNWVQCREVVYTGDDDEGTVCRKWRRAPLFVVQTDDWDCSCAVVWDAIHADCAVPQELETEVVLKHLKFIEMLKPRLASRKQKLG, from the exons ATGGACTTGCTTGGTTGGTCACATTCTAACGAAACTGGGAAGAAATCTGTAACTTGTGAAGTGTGCCCTTTGGAAACCCCCAGAACATTTACAGTTATTAGAGATGAAGAAAGCAAATCAGCTGGTTCCAGTATTCTAGAATTATCTTCCTGTGCCAATATATCAACAACAAGTGATATGCACATGAGTTTTGTGCATAAAATGGATGGTTATGTGTACAAACGAAGGAAGTTGCAGAAGAATGGTGTTGCACTTGTGTCAAAAGAAAATGTATCAGAAAGTACTAAAGAAGGCTCCTTTTGCCATTCTAGTGTAAGTTGTGAGGACAATTCATTGTCAGATAAAAATGATAATCCTCACAGAAATAAGAAATTTGCAGATTTTGGTGGAGCTGTTGAGAATGGAAATGTATTATCTGAAAGTTATCACCTGCTAGATCACAGAACTCCCTTCATCTCACAGAAAGATGTTATTACGGAAGTAATATTAGACCCAAATTGTATTCCTAATAATAGATCTATTGGAGAAAACAAAGTACATACTGAGTCACCTGTCAAGTGCCTTCAGAAATCGGAATCAGATTACAACTCTGGTATAAATGACagattttcaacatcaaagtccAATAATAATCCCAGTTCATATTGCataaagaatgaagtggagactgGTGAGTGCTCTTCATTGGATAATGTCATTGCCGATCCATTGGGTGATTTCCATTCAGCAAAGGAGCTGTGCATTTTTGTTCTTAGAACTAATGGTTTACTTAGGGGAGCATGTGAGAGTGGTGCATGGGTTTCTCCTGAGGTTCTAGATCACCATGAACCCACTTTTCAATCATGCAAGATATGTTGTCAATTGGGACAACCATTGAAGATGCTAATTTGTGACCTTTGTGAAGAAGCGTTTCATGTGTCTTGTTGCAGACCGAAAATAAGAAATTTGCCAGTTGATGAGTGGTTTTGTCAATCTTGTTTCAGTAAGAAGCCAAAGTCCTTTATTGATGAGAAATCTGGGAAAACATGTACTTTGGTGGATGAATTTCCAGGGCACAGGAGAAGAGTATCTCATAGAGTTTTGGACCCTATAGCATTCATGTTGCGAGACGGCCAGCCTTATACAACTGGGGCTCGCATCGGGAAATATTTTCAAGCGGAAGTTCCTGACTGGTCGGGTCCAATACCTGA TGGTTTCAATCCATATGGGGAGCCTTCAGAAGTGGATCCTGCTGAATACTCTAGTCTCAGT GTATGGAACAATTCCAGGCCACCAAAATCTACTTCTATTGGTAATTGGGTTCAATGTCGAGAAGTTGTATATACTGGTGATGATGATGAGGGTACTGTATGTAGAAAGTGGCGCAG GGCACCATTGTTTGTAGTTCAAACTGATGATTGGGATTGTTCTTGTGCGGTGGTTTGGGATGCAATTCATGCTGACTGTGCTGTTCCTCAG GAACTGGAAACAGAAGTTGTCCTGAAGCACCTTAAATTCATAGAGATG CTGAAGCCTCGGCTAGCCAGTAGAAAGCAGAAATTAGGATGA
- the LOC135666121 gene encoding uncharacterized protein LOC135666121 isoform X2, whose translation MDLLGWSHSNETGKKSVTCEVCPLETPRTFTVIRDEESKSAGSSILELSSCANISTTSDMHMSFVHKMDGYVYKRRKLQKNGVALVSKENVSESTKEGSFCHSSVSCEDNSLSDKNDNPHRNKKFADFGGAVENGNVLSESYHLLDHRTPFISQKDVITEVILDPNCIPNNRSIGENKVHTESPVKCLQKSESDYNSGINDRFSTSKSNNNPSSYCIKNEVETGECSSLDNVIADPLGDFHSAKELCIFVLRTNGLLRGACESGAWVSPEVLDHHEPTFQSCKICCQLGQPLKMLICDLCEEAFHVSCCRPKIRNLPVDEWFCQSCFSKKPKSFIDEKSGKTCTLVDEFPGHRRRVSHRVLDPIAFMLRDGQPYTTGARIGKYFQAEVPDWSGPIPDGFNPYGEPSEVDPAEYSSLSVWNNSRPPKSTSIGNWVQCREVVYTGDDDEGTVCRKWRRAPLFVVQTDDWDCSCAVVWDAIHADCAVPQLQCGN comes from the exons ATGGACTTGCTTGGTTGGTCACATTCTAACGAAACTGGGAAGAAATCTGTAACTTGTGAAGTGTGCCCTTTGGAAACCCCCAGAACATTTACAGTTATTAGAGATGAAGAAAGCAAATCAGCTGGTTCCAGTATTCTAGAATTATCTTCCTGTGCCAATATATCAACAACAAGTGATATGCACATGAGTTTTGTGCATAAAATGGATGGTTATGTGTACAAACGAAGGAAGTTGCAGAAGAATGGTGTTGCACTTGTGTCAAAAGAAAATGTATCAGAAAGTACTAAAGAAGGCTCCTTTTGCCATTCTAGTGTAAGTTGTGAGGACAATTCATTGTCAGATAAAAATGATAATCCTCACAGAAATAAGAAATTTGCAGATTTTGGTGGAGCTGTTGAGAATGGAAATGTATTATCTGAAAGTTATCACCTGCTAGATCACAGAACTCCCTTCATCTCACAGAAAGATGTTATTACGGAAGTAATATTAGACCCAAATTGTATTCCTAATAATAGATCTATTGGAGAAAACAAAGTACATACTGAGTCACCTGTCAAGTGCCTTCAGAAATCGGAATCAGATTACAACTCTGGTATAAATGACagattttcaacatcaaagtccAATAATAATCCCAGTTCATATTGCataaagaatgaagtggagactgGTGAGTGCTCTTCATTGGATAATGTCATTGCCGATCCATTGGGTGATTTCCATTCAGCAAAGGAGCTGTGCATTTTTGTTCTTAGAACTAATGGTTTACTTAGGGGAGCATGTGAGAGTGGTGCATGGGTTTCTCCTGAGGTTCTAGATCACCATGAACCCACTTTTCAATCATGCAAGATATGTTGTCAATTGGGACAACCATTGAAGATGCTAATTTGTGACCTTTGTGAAGAAGCGTTTCATGTGTCTTGTTGCAGACCGAAAATAAGAAATTTGCCAGTTGATGAGTGGTTTTGTCAATCTTGTTTCAGTAAGAAGCCAAAGTCCTTTATTGATGAGAAATCTGGGAAAACATGTACTTTGGTGGATGAATTTCCAGGGCACAGGAGAAGAGTATCTCATAGAGTTTTGGACCCTATAGCATTCATGTTGCGAGACGGCCAGCCTTATACAACTGGGGCTCGCATCGGGAAATATTTTCAAGCGGAAGTTCCTGACTGGTCGGGTCCAATACCTGA TGGTTTCAATCCATATGGGGAGCCTTCAGAAGTGGATCCTGCTGAATACTCTAGTCTCAGT GTATGGAACAATTCCAGGCCACCAAAATCTACTTCTATTGGTAATTGGGTTCAATGTCGAGAAGTTGTATATACTGGTGATGATGATGAGGGTACTGTATGTAGAAAGTGGCGCAG GGCACCATTGTTTGTAGTTCAAACTGATGATTGGGATTGTTCTTGTGCGGTGGTTTGGGATGCAATTCATGCTGACTGTGCTGTTCCTCAG TTGCAATGTGGTAACTAG
- the LOC135666121 gene encoding uncharacterized protein LOC135666121 isoform X4 translates to MDLLGWSHSNETGKKSVTCEVCPLETPRTFTVIRDEESKSAGSSILELSSCANISTTSDMHMSFVHKMDGYVYKRRKLQKNGVALVSKENVSESTKEGSFCHSSVSCEDNSLSDKNDNPHRNKKFADFGGAVENGNVLSESYHLLDHRTPFISQKDVITEVILDPNCIPNNRSIGENKVHTESPVKCLQKSESDYNSGINDRFSTSKSNNNPSSYCIKNEVETGECSSLDNVIADPLGDFHSAKELCIFVLRTNGLLRGACESGAWVSPEVLDHHEPTFQSCKICCQLGQPLKMLICDLCEEAFHVSCCRPKIRNLPVDEWFCQSCFSKKPKSFIDEKSGKTCTLVDEFPGHRRRVSHRVLDPIAFMLRDGQPYTTGARIGKYFQAEVPDWSGPIPDGFNPYGEPSEVDPAEYSSLSVWNNSRPPKSTSIGNWVQCREVVYTGDDDEGTVCRKWRSFSPSFLN, encoded by the exons ATGGACTTGCTTGGTTGGTCACATTCTAACGAAACTGGGAAGAAATCTGTAACTTGTGAAGTGTGCCCTTTGGAAACCCCCAGAACATTTACAGTTATTAGAGATGAAGAAAGCAAATCAGCTGGTTCCAGTATTCTAGAATTATCTTCCTGTGCCAATATATCAACAACAAGTGATATGCACATGAGTTTTGTGCATAAAATGGATGGTTATGTGTACAAACGAAGGAAGTTGCAGAAGAATGGTGTTGCACTTGTGTCAAAAGAAAATGTATCAGAAAGTACTAAAGAAGGCTCCTTTTGCCATTCTAGTGTAAGTTGTGAGGACAATTCATTGTCAGATAAAAATGATAATCCTCACAGAAATAAGAAATTTGCAGATTTTGGTGGAGCTGTTGAGAATGGAAATGTATTATCTGAAAGTTATCACCTGCTAGATCACAGAACTCCCTTCATCTCACAGAAAGATGTTATTACGGAAGTAATATTAGACCCAAATTGTATTCCTAATAATAGATCTATTGGAGAAAACAAAGTACATACTGAGTCACCTGTCAAGTGCCTTCAGAAATCGGAATCAGATTACAACTCTGGTATAAATGACagattttcaacatcaaagtccAATAATAATCCCAGTTCATATTGCataaagaatgaagtggagactgGTGAGTGCTCTTCATTGGATAATGTCATTGCCGATCCATTGGGTGATTTCCATTCAGCAAAGGAGCTGTGCATTTTTGTTCTTAGAACTAATGGTTTACTTAGGGGAGCATGTGAGAGTGGTGCATGGGTTTCTCCTGAGGTTCTAGATCACCATGAACCCACTTTTCAATCATGCAAGATATGTTGTCAATTGGGACAACCATTGAAGATGCTAATTTGTGACCTTTGTGAAGAAGCGTTTCATGTGTCTTGTTGCAGACCGAAAATAAGAAATTTGCCAGTTGATGAGTGGTTTTGTCAATCTTGTTTCAGTAAGAAGCCAAAGTCCTTTATTGATGAGAAATCTGGGAAAACATGTACTTTGGTGGATGAATTTCCAGGGCACAGGAGAAGAGTATCTCATAGAGTTTTGGACCCTATAGCATTCATGTTGCGAGACGGCCAGCCTTATACAACTGGGGCTCGCATCGGGAAATATTTTCAAGCGGAAGTTCCTGACTGGTCGGGTCCAATACCTGA TGGTTTCAATCCATATGGGGAGCCTTCAGAAGTGGATCCTGCTGAATACTCTAGTCTCAGT GTATGGAACAATTCCAGGCCACCAAAATCTACTTCTATTGGTAATTGGGTTCAATGTCGAGAAGTTGTATATACTGGTGATGATGATGAGGGTACTGTATGTAGAAAGTGGCGCAG TTTTTCTCCTTCATTCCTGAACTAG
- the LOC135666121 gene encoding uncharacterized protein LOC135666121 isoform X3 — MDLLGWSHSNETGKKSVTCEVCPLETPRTFTVIRDEESKSAGSSILELSSCANISTTSDMHMSFVHKMDGYVYKRRKLQKNGVALVSKENVSESTKEGSFCHSSVSCEDNSLSDKNDNPHRNKKFADFGGAVENGNVLSESYHLLDHRTPFISQKDVITEVILDPNCIPNNRSIGENKVHTESPVKCLQKSESDYNSGINDRFSTSKSNNNPSSYCIKNEVETGECSSLDNVIADPLGDFHSAKELCIFVLRTNGLLRGACESGAWVSPEVLDHHEPTFQSCKICCQLGQPLKMLICDLCEEAFHVSCCRPKIRNLPVDEWFCQSCFSKKPKSFIDEKSGKTCTLVDEFPGHRRRVSHRVLDPIAFMLRDGQPYTTGARIGKYFQAEVPDWSGPIPDIHIEAHCSLVHGLYMSVVVSIHMGSLQKWILLNTLVSVYGTIPGHQNLLLLVIGFNVEKLYILVMMMRVLYVESGAVFLLHS; from the exons ATGGACTTGCTTGGTTGGTCACATTCTAACGAAACTGGGAAGAAATCTGTAACTTGTGAAGTGTGCCCTTTGGAAACCCCCAGAACATTTACAGTTATTAGAGATGAAGAAAGCAAATCAGCTGGTTCCAGTATTCTAGAATTATCTTCCTGTGCCAATATATCAACAACAAGTGATATGCACATGAGTTTTGTGCATAAAATGGATGGTTATGTGTACAAACGAAGGAAGTTGCAGAAGAATGGTGTTGCACTTGTGTCAAAAGAAAATGTATCAGAAAGTACTAAAGAAGGCTCCTTTTGCCATTCTAGTGTAAGTTGTGAGGACAATTCATTGTCAGATAAAAATGATAATCCTCACAGAAATAAGAAATTTGCAGATTTTGGTGGAGCTGTTGAGAATGGAAATGTATTATCTGAAAGTTATCACCTGCTAGATCACAGAACTCCCTTCATCTCACAGAAAGATGTTATTACGGAAGTAATATTAGACCCAAATTGTATTCCTAATAATAGATCTATTGGAGAAAACAAAGTACATACTGAGTCACCTGTCAAGTGCCTTCAGAAATCGGAATCAGATTACAACTCTGGTATAAATGACagattttcaacatcaaagtccAATAATAATCCCAGTTCATATTGCataaagaatgaagtggagactgGTGAGTGCTCTTCATTGGATAATGTCATTGCCGATCCATTGGGTGATTTCCATTCAGCAAAGGAGCTGTGCATTTTTGTTCTTAGAACTAATGGTTTACTTAGGGGAGCATGTGAGAGTGGTGCATGGGTTTCTCCTGAGGTTCTAGATCACCATGAACCCACTTTTCAATCATGCAAGATATGTTGTCAATTGGGACAACCATTGAAGATGCTAATTTGTGACCTTTGTGAAGAAGCGTTTCATGTGTCTTGTTGCAGACCGAAAATAAGAAATTTGCCAGTTGATGAGTGGTTTTGTCAATCTTGTTTCAGTAAGAAGCCAAAGTCCTTTATTGATGAGAAATCTGGGAAAACATGTACTTTGGTGGATGAATTTCCAGGGCACAGGAGAAGAGTATCTCATAGAGTTTTGGACCCTATAGCATTCATGTTGCGAGACGGCCAGCCTTATACAACTGGGGCTCGCATCGGGAAATATTTTCAAGCGGAAGTTCCTGACTGGTCGGGTCCAATACCTGA CATCCACATTGAAGCTCATTGCTCCTTGGTCCATGGTTTGTACATGTCTGTAGTGGTTTCAATCCATATGGGGAGCCTTCAGAAGTGGATCCTGCTGAATACTCTAGTCTCAGT GTATGGAACAATTCCAGGCCACCAAAATCTACTTCTATTGGTAATTGGGTTCAATGTCGAGAAGTTGTATATACTGGTGATGATGATGAGGGTACTGTATGTAGAAAGTGGCGCAG TTTTTCTCCTTCATTCCTGA